One genomic segment of Desulforamulus reducens MI-1 includes these proteins:
- a CDS encoding tetratricopeptide repeat-containing glycosyltransferase family 2 protein: MITLCMIVKNEEHNLARCLNSVKDSVDEMIIVDTGSKDTTVDIAKQFDAKVYSYHWDDDFAAARNFSISKAIGDWILYLDADEELETNCCQRLKALANKPGIDGYFFQINNLSDSNDTIRHINVRMFKNKPEHRFEGRLHEQIMNSITSNGGLVVNSRINIFHYGYLSSEFIAKNKARRNYRINKRLVEEYPNQPFYLYNLAGAYINLDDLEGAAANYRKALEMVDLKALYAPNIFLSYISCLIKLGQLAEAVKYIEESKIYYPDYVDIHFLEGQLFSRLGHTERARLCFEKCLSLGEQTKGKYTSRTGVGSFLPLFELAQIYKTYGDIKKAIYYQTQGLKLKNNNIKDFITLAHLLYENKEYHLSGKLLAGLPNDKDELKIIYLKKSLTKILAAMQKYPHDPILNNWLIDIQKELLQNDY, translated from the coding sequence ATGATCACATTATGTATGATTGTAAAGAATGAAGAACATAATTTGGCAAGATGCCTTAACAGTGTTAAAGATTCTGTAGATGAAATGATCATCGTTGACACTGGTTCTAAGGATACTACAGTTGACATTGCCAAGCAGTTCGACGCCAAGGTTTATTCTTACCACTGGGATGACGACTTTGCCGCAGCTCGCAATTTCAGTATCTCAAAGGCCATTGGCGATTGGATACTTTATTTAGATGCAGACGAAGAACTTGAAACCAACTGCTGCCAACGCTTAAAAGCTCTAGCAAACAAACCGGGAATCGATGGTTATTTCTTTCAAATAAATAATCTTTCTGACAGCAATGATACCATTAGGCACATCAATGTACGCATGTTTAAAAACAAGCCAGAACACCGTTTTGAGGGCCGACTTCACGAGCAGATTATGAATTCAATTACATCAAATGGAGGGCTTGTGGTTAACTCTAGGATAAATATTTTTCATTACGGTTATTTGAGTTCCGAATTTATTGCTAAAAACAAGGCCAGGAGAAATTACCGTATCAACAAGCGTTTGGTAGAAGAATACCCAAACCAACCCTTTTATCTTTATAACCTGGCAGGAGCCTATATTAATTTAGACGACCTGGAAGGGGCAGCAGCCAATTATCGTAAAGCCCTAGAAATGGTAGACCTAAAGGCATTATATGCGCCAAACATATTCCTCTCCTATATATCCTGCCTGATAAAACTGGGCCAACTTGCCGAAGCAGTAAAATATATAGAAGAATCCAAAATATACTACCCGGATTACGTGGACATTCATTTTCTGGAAGGGCAACTTTTCAGCCGGTTAGGCCATACCGAGAGGGCTAGGCTTTGTTTTGAAAAATGTCTTAGCCTTGGTGAACAAACTAAGGGTAAGTATACAAGCAGAACAGGTGTTGGGAGTTTCCTGCCTCTTTTTGAGCTGGCACAAATTTATAAAACCTATGGTGATATTAAAAAAGCAATCTATTATCAAACCCAGGGATTAAAACTTAAAAACAATAACATTAAGGATTTTATTACCCTGGCTCACCTGCTATATGAAAATAAGGAGTATCACCTTTCCGGCAAATTATTAGCCGGATTACCAAATGACAAAGATGAATTAAAAATTATATACCTTAAAAAGTCATTAACAAAAATTCTTGCAGCAATGCAAAAGTATCCACATGACCCCATCTTAAATAACTGGTTAATCGATATTCAAAAAGAATTACTGCAAAATGATTATTAA
- a CDS encoding CsxC family protein has product MSEFKCGSKPARVCVDVTCGTQSDCVSNSVLITALSTGTIAKIPVTLAEFTVQVNIDSFITLPEPALEIKDIKKRVKVTQCLLLQPTNVLFLEGFIRKNIDYSTRTCSNAEGVCGDIRHCTVDVPFKCTTTVPFNSGVMPEDIRFNSTNEFEYFKRQNLPREFAEKDKLLSGDFSEFNQISEEFFNELPYCELISARIVEFDEFLNRRRLHGEKLPFEERLFRRFEEKAVLNITLKILQNRQVCIPPTTCNVRGQVADHYGTGVSGVTMTFTIEPGQQLPCGTIPLPSSVTTNAGGFYNQMGFANGITYKVTPSKANCTFDPPFRTFQCPAILNFEAQCRG; this is encoded by the coding sequence ATGTCAGAATTTAAGTGCGGCTCAAAGCCAGCCCGTGTGTGTGTTGATGTTACCTGTGGAACCCAATCGGATTGTGTTAGCAATTCCGTTCTCATAACCGCATTAAGTACAGGTACCATAGCAAAGATTCCTGTAACGCTGGCTGAATTCACTGTGCAGGTAAACATAGATTCATTTATTACTCTGCCTGAACCGGCATTGGAAATAAAGGATATCAAAAAAAGGGTGAAAGTTACTCAGTGCCTGTTACTCCAACCTACCAATGTACTTTTCCTAGAAGGTTTTATACGTAAAAACATTGATTATTCTACCCGTACCTGTTCCAATGCGGAAGGTGTATGTGGTGATATCCGTCACTGTACCGTGGATGTTCCCTTTAAGTGTACAACAACCGTACCCTTTAACAGTGGTGTGATGCCTGAGGATATCAGGTTTAATTCTACTAACGAGTTTGAATATTTTAAAAGACAGAATTTACCCCGTGAGTTTGCAGAAAAAGATAAACTGCTATCTGGTGATTTTTCCGAATTTAACCAGATTAGTGAGGAATTTTTCAATGAGCTTCCCTACTGCGAATTAATCAGTGCCAGGATTGTGGAGTTTGATGAGTTTCTAAATCGCAGGCGTCTCCATGGTGAAAAACTTCCCTTTGAGGAAAGGTTGTTTAGGAGATTTGAAGAAAAGGCAGTTTTAAACATTACTCTAAAAATCCTGCAAAATCGCCAAGTATGTATTCCACCTACCACCTGCAACGTACGCGGTCAGGTAGCAGATCATTACGGAACTGGTGTTAGTGGTGTAACCATGACCTTTACCATTGAACCTGGTCAACAACTTCCCTGCGGTACTATTCCTTTACCTAGCTCTGTGACAACTAACGCCGGCGGTTTCTATAACCAGATGGGTTTTGCCAACGGCATCACCTACAAGGTAACACCAAGTAAAGCTAATTGCACGTTCGATCCACCCTTCCGTACATTCCAGTGTCCGGCAATTCTGAACTTCGAAGCCCAATGTAGAGGATAA
- a CDS encoding glucose-1-phosphate thymidylyltransferase: MKALIPCGGKGTRLRPLTFTTAKPLIPVANKPIVHFIIEQILEAGINDIGIIVAPETDQCFRATLGDGSRWGAKITYILQEKQTGLADTVNKARDFLGDSSFLMFLGDNLIQGRVKEIVADFQNSDTDAIIQFKKVKDPRQFGVAVLDQNQRVIKLVEKPQDPPTDLAVAGIYLFRPVIHQAVQEIKPSWRGELEITDAIQRLVDMNCRVEARELKGWWLDTGKKEDILEANRVILDDYAQFDILGEVDKESSITGRVELGTGSKVKNSIIRGPVRIGDNVTIINSFIGPYTTIGSGCMVENVSLQYSVVLDNCDLNNVDTIEDSLIGYNSKVYRQETRRKTLRLMVGDDSEITI; encoded by the coding sequence GTGAAGGCTTTAATACCATGCGGCGGCAAGGGAACACGATTACGTCCTTTAACCTTCACCACGGCAAAGCCACTTATTCCAGTAGCCAACAAACCTATAGTTCACTTTATCATTGAGCAGATTTTAGAAGCGGGGATAAATGATATTGGCATTATCGTTGCTCCTGAAACAGACCAGTGCTTTAGGGCGACTCTAGGCGATGGCTCACGGTGGGGGGCAAAAATAACCTATATTTTACAGGAAAAGCAGACAGGATTGGCAGACACTGTAAATAAAGCCAGAGATTTTTTAGGTGATTCTTCATTTTTAATGTTTCTGGGGGACAACTTGATTCAAGGCAGGGTTAAGGAGATTGTAGCCGATTTTCAGAATTCCGATACCGACGCCATCATACAGTTTAAAAAAGTTAAGGACCCCAGGCAATTTGGGGTAGCGGTTCTGGATCAAAACCAACGGGTAATAAAATTAGTGGAAAAACCCCAAGATCCCCCCACCGATTTAGCTGTTGCTGGCATTTACCTATTCCGACCGGTAATCCATCAAGCTGTGCAAGAGATAAAGCCGTCCTGGCGGGGCGAACTGGAGATAACTGATGCTATTCAAAGATTGGTGGATATGAATTGCCGGGTGGAAGCCAGGGAATTAAAGGGTTGGTGGTTGGATACCGGAAAAAAGGAAGATATTCTAGAGGCTAATCGTGTTATCCTTGATGATTATGCTCAGTTTGACATCCTGGGTGAAGTGGATAAAGAGAGCAGTATTACCGGTAGGGTTGAGCTTGGTACAGGTTCAAAAGTTAAAAACAGTATAATTCGAGGACCAGTAAGAATAGGAGACAATGTAACCATTATTAATTCCTTTATAGGACCCTATACAACCATTGGTAGTGGTTGTATGGTTGAAAATGTAAGCTTACAATATTCAGTGGTTTTGGATAATTGTGACCTGAATAATGTGGATACCATTGAAGATAGTTTAATCGGTTATAACAGCAAGGTTTACCGGCAAGAAACCCGGAGAAAGACATTACGCTTAATGGTGGGGGATGATTCTGAAATTACGATATAA
- a CDS encoding TPR domain-containing glycosyltransferase translates to MISLCMIVKNEERNLARCLNSAKDCVDEIIIVDTGSVDNTVNIAKKFDAKIYTYQWDEDFAAARNFSLSKAAGDWILYLDADEELEANCCQRLRALSNLPQYEAYYFQIINLTDGNDPLKHLNIRMFKNKPEYRFEGKLHEQIISSISAASPNQPPVVNSGITILHYGYLASEFIAKDKAQRNYRINKALVDKEPNNPFYLYTLGGSCVNLNDLEGATNYYLKALKNVSLQAMYAPSIFISLITCLLKIGKIVEAAEYIEKCKTHYPDYVDIHFIEGELYKRLGHVSRAILCFEKCLQLGEQKISKYTTRTGVGSFMPLFELAQIYIDQGDLKKALDYQIMGLKLKNNDMKQYLTLAKILKTALGNGQIVYKILKANIKHADKTAEKFILARMLYQIEEYELAGKLFDKIPVKSEEVAYYKCLYFIKTARHNEVTQTLKQINNIALYHDVLQELILAHWNSSPPLDASIYLEQQTDPDQELIKILSYINDRLFNCPTTCKFDINSEAFLLIMNKLLATKGFKLANDVLSLAGLDTTESKITYLSNSNLNNEKLELAARLALQELKQGSTHPDYYYVLGLYFLNNEDLESAHNMIHQALAILPEADQYQRLLKTIYRKQALQMVLKALENYPHNPRFNNCLIHLQKDLMTDTRLKGGH, encoded by the coding sequence ATGATCTCATTATGCATGATTGTAAAGAACGAAGAACGCAACCTGGCTAGATGTCTTAACAGCGCCAAGGATTGTGTGGATGAGATTATTATTGTTGATACCGGTTCGGTGGATAATACCGTTAATATAGCCAAGAAATTTGATGCTAAAATCTATACTTATCAGTGGGATGAGGACTTTGCCGCAGCCCGAAATTTTAGCCTTTCCAAAGCTGCCGGGGATTGGATACTTTACCTGGATGCAGACGAAGAACTGGAGGCTAACTGCTGCCAGCGATTAAGGGCACTGAGTAACCTGCCCCAGTATGAGGCCTATTACTTCCAAATTATTAACTTAACTGACGGCAATGATCCTCTGAAACACCTTAACATACGTATGTTTAAAAACAAACCTGAATACCGTTTTGAGGGTAAACTCCACGAGCAAATTATCAGCTCAATTTCAGCTGCCAGCCCAAATCAACCTCCGGTAGTAAACTCCGGCATTACGATTCTACACTACGGCTACCTAGCTTCAGAATTTATTGCCAAAGATAAAGCCCAAAGAAATTACCGTATTAACAAAGCCCTAGTAGATAAGGAACCAAATAATCCCTTTTACCTCTATACCCTGGGAGGTTCATGTGTCAATTTAAATGACCTGGAAGGAGCAACCAATTATTACCTTAAAGCCCTTAAAAATGTTAGTTTACAAGCTATGTACGCCCCTAGTATTTTTATTTCTTTAATAACCTGCCTATTAAAAATTGGCAAAATTGTTGAAGCGGCTGAGTATATAGAGAAATGTAAAACCCATTATCCAGATTATGTGGATATTCATTTTATAGAAGGAGAACTGTATAAAAGGTTAGGCCATGTAAGCAGGGCCATACTTTGTTTTGAAAAATGCCTGCAGTTGGGGGAACAAAAAATCAGTAAATATACCACCAGAACAGGCGTAGGCAGCTTTATGCCCTTATTTGAGTTAGCTCAAATTTATATAGACCAGGGAGATTTGAAAAAAGCCCTGGACTATCAAATAATGGGCTTAAAGCTTAAAAATAATGATATGAAACAATATCTAACCCTTGCCAAAATACTAAAAACTGCTCTTGGCAACGGGCAAATAGTATACAAAATTTTAAAAGCAAATATAAAACATGCGGATAAGACTGCAGAGAAGTTCATACTAGCCCGAATGCTTTATCAGATTGAAGAGTATGAACTGGCCGGTAAACTATTTGATAAAATCCCAGTTAAAAGCGAGGAAGTTGCTTATTACAAGTGTTTATACTTTATAAAAACAGCCCGTCACAATGAGGTGACTCAAACTTTAAAACAAATTAACAACATTGCTTTATATCATGATGTTTTACAGGAACTAATTCTAGCCCACTGGAACTCCTCTCCCCCACTGGACGCTTCAATATATCTGGAACAACAAACTGACCCGGATCAGGAATTAATCAAAATACTGAGTTATATAAATGACAGGTTATTCAACTGTCCTACTACTTGTAAGTTTGATATTAACTCCGAAGCTTTCCTTCTAATAATGAACAAACTTTTAGCAACAAAAGGATTTAAACTGGCTAATGATGTTCTTTCATTAGCCGGACTAGATACAACAGAAAGTAAAATTACCTATTTAAGTAACTCTAATCTAAATAATGAAAAGTTAGAACTGGCAGCTAGGCTGGCTTTACAGGAACTGAAGCAGGGGTCTACCCACCCGGACTACTATTATGTACTAGGCCTATACTTTTTAAACAACGAAGATCTGGAATCTGCCCATAACATGATACACCAAGCGTTAGCCATACTTCCCGAAGCAGACCAGTACCAAAGGTTATTAAAAACTATTTATCGTAAGCAAGCTTTGCAGATGGTACTAAAAGCACTGGAAAATTACCCCCATAATCCCAGATTTAACAATTGCCTTATCCACCTTCAGAAAGACCTTATGACAGATACCCGGTTAAAGGGGGGACACTAA
- a CDS encoding class I SAM-dependent methyltransferase, producing the protein MNKGHLIILDYPVNPQPRYGYGKSPHRQLTEIISRNIHIYKDYLQSFLPFKACFSNIPIVQTNDNSTEPAWINGWLPGLDSVAIYGFLTLHNPQRYIEIGSGNSTRFARRAIKDHNLRTKITSVDPQPRAEINEICDNVIRQPVEEVDLALFDELKAGDILFVDNSHRSFMNSDVTVVFLEILPRLKPGVMVEFHDILLPFDYPLAWKNRYYNEQYLLACYLLAEGNKFEIILPNFFISCHYELSKVLSGLWEEPNLQRVEKHGSSFWIRIK; encoded by the coding sequence ATGAACAAAGGTCATTTGATAATATTGGATTACCCTGTGAATCCTCAACCACGTTATGGTTATGGCAAGTCACCCCATCGGCAGCTGACTGAAATAATTAGCAGAAATATTCACATATATAAAGATTATTTACAGAGTTTTCTACCATTTAAAGCTTGTTTTTCCAATATACCTATAGTACAAACCAACGATAATTCTACAGAACCTGCCTGGATTAATGGTTGGTTACCGGGTTTGGACTCCGTTGCCATTTACGGTTTTCTTACTCTGCATAACCCTCAAAGATATATTGAAATAGGCTCCGGCAATTCCACTAGGTTTGCCCGGCGAGCTATAAAAGATCACAATCTTAGGACTAAAATAACTTCCGTTGATCCCCAGCCCAGAGCTGAAATTAATGAGATTTGTGATAATGTAATTAGACAGCCAGTAGAAGAGGTGGATCTGGCATTATTTGACGAACTTAAAGCGGGAGATATTTTATTTGTGGACAATTCCCATCGTTCTTTTATGAATTCAGATGTTACCGTTGTTTTTTTAGAGATCTTACCCAGGTTAAAACCGGGTGTAATGGTAGAGTTTCATGATATTTTGTTGCCCTTTGATTATCCTTTGGCCTGGAAAAACAGGTATTACAATGAGCAGTATCTCTTAGCCTGCTACCTATTAGCTGAGGGGAACAAGTTTGAAATTATCCTACCCAATTTCTTTATCAGCTGCCATTACGAATTGAGCAAGGTTTTATCTGGTTTGTGGGAAGAACCTAATTTACAAAGAGTTGAAAAGCACGGGTCTTCTTTTTGGATTAGAATAAAGTAA
- a CDS encoding glycosyltransferase, producing the protein MAKTISLCIIAKDEEQNIARCINSAKDYVDQIIVVDTGSTDYTVELAEELGAEVYHFIWQDDFALARNKSLEHATGDWILFLDCDEELDPDTAPLLKGVIENENFNGYSLKIINMFNNQPGTRFLGFRMFRNSPLHRFECPIHEQILPSVIRNSSRDKIGQSDITIYHYGYDIDEAANKNKIERNLRILHKAHQDYGNTGFIPFYIAVEHQKMGDYQKALDYYTLSLGRSDINENYVPSMIRSMVTCYINLQQYQEGLDFADKFLKVFPNYTDLVYLKGILYSHLDNIPQALECMNQCIAMGPPPINLFSVHGIADEKPKSFIQNITEGLIRQGLELFIQGNKAQAYTALDTAFQQLKKTPDEECYTQMIETMISFL; encoded by the coding sequence ATGGCTAAAACCATCAGCTTGTGTATCATTGCCAAAGACGAAGAACAGAACATTGCCCGCTGTATTAACAGTGCTAAAGATTATGTAGATCAAATTATAGTGGTAGATACCGGTTCCACAGATTACACAGTAGAATTAGCCGAGGAATTAGGTGCGGAGGTATATCACTTTATTTGGCAGGATGACTTCGCCCTGGCCAGGAATAAATCCCTGGAACACGCCACGGGTGACTGGATTCTGTTTCTGGACTGTGATGAAGAACTGGACCCTGATACAGCTCCATTGCTCAAAGGGGTTATAGAGAACGAAAATTTCAACGGTTACAGTTTAAAAATAATAAACATGTTTAATAACCAGCCCGGTACTAGGTTTTTGGGCTTCCGGATGTTTAGAAACAGCCCCCTACATCGCTTTGAATGTCCCATTCATGAACAAATATTACCTTCGGTGATTCGTAATTCTTCACGCGATAAAATCGGCCAGAGTGATATTACAATATATCATTACGGTTATGATATTGACGAAGCAGCAAATAAAAATAAAATAGAACGGAATCTAAGAATCCTGCACAAGGCACACCAAGATTACGGTAACACCGGTTTTATCCCTTTTTATATAGCGGTGGAACACCAGAAAATGGGAGATTACCAAAAGGCCTTAGATTATTACACTTTATCCCTAGGAAGATCTGATATAAATGAAAACTATGTCCCGTCTATGATTCGCAGCATGGTAACTTGTTACATTAACCTGCAGCAATATCAAGAGGGATTGGACTTTGCTGATAAATTTCTAAAAGTATTCCCCAATTATACAGATCTGGTTTATCTAAAAGGGATATTGTACTCCCACCTGGACAACATTCCCCAAGCTTTGGAGTGCATGAACCAATGTATAGCCATGGGACCTCCACCGATAAACCTTTTCTCTGTTCACGGAATTGCCGATGAAAAACCTAAGAGTTTTATACAAAACATTACGGAAGGCTTGATTCGCCAGGGATTGGAATTATTTATTCAGGGGAACAAAGCACAGGCATATACAGCCCTAGACACAGCTTTCCAGCAGCTTAAAAAGACACCTGACGAAGAATGTTATACCCAAATGATTGAAACCATGATTTCATTTTTATAG